Part of the Candidatus Nealsonbacteria bacterium genome is shown below.
CTACTTGCTTTTATTATTCTTTCTATCATTTCAAGTGGCTTTGGAGTAAAGTGTGGAAGTTTCGGTGTCTTGCCATTAATTTTATTTTTATGCCTTTCGCTTGTTATATGCCAAACTTCCCCGCATAATCTTCCTTTTGGGTTAGGAAACCATCTTTTACCATTTTTCAAAATGCCTTTATCTTTCGCATAAAAAATCCTCTCGGTAGACTCATAAGGAACTCTTATATCATTATAATTAAAAATATAATCATTACTTTTTGTAAAAAACAAAATTGTTTCCTGACCATTAGCATACTTTTTCGTCCCATTTGAAAGACCGTCTCGCTTGTCCCAAGTTATCCAATTTCTAAACTTTAAACCATTTTTCAAAACGTGAGATAAAATGAAGGTACAATTAAAGGGAGTGTTAAAAATATACAAACTCCCATTATTTTTAATTTTAGGGATTAAAGCATTTATCCAAGAAAATGTAAAATCTAAAAACTCTTTATGGGAATTAAAGGTGTCCCAAACGTCTTTATTCAAAAAATACGGCGGGTCTACAACCGCTAAATCAATAGACTTATTATCAATCTTTTTTAAAAATTCAAAACAATCTGAATGGTAAATTTTATTGATTTTTAACATAAGCTTAAAACAATGATCCCAATTTCAAATTTATTACCCTCTCATAATTTCTAGAAATCTCATAGCCAACATAATTTCTTTTTAATTCTTTCGCCACTTTCAGTGTCGTTCCCGAACCGGCGAACGGGTCCAAAACAACATCTCCAATATAAGTATATAATTTAATACATCGTCTTACTATCTCTTCAGGCATAATTGCTGAATGTTCGCCGAACGCAAGGTCGTTTTTATTTGGAATAGGTATATTCCAAATCTGCTTTGTAAATTCAACCCATTCTTTCTCTGTTAATTTACTTTTTTCTTTTATTTCTTTTGGTAAATTGTTTTCAGATAAACCATCTTTTACATAAACAGTTATAAACTCAATCGTATTTTGGGCATAAAAATTTCTTGGGTAAGGATAACTTCCAAACATTAACTTCTTACTAGAATTAGTTCTATTCCAAATAAAAACATCTAGCAAAAATAAGTCAGTGTTATTTAAAATAGAACTTTCAATATCGCTATTTATATCAAAAATATGTCTATTATAATGAGTGTTTAAACTTTTTTTTAACATCGGCATTAGGGGTGTATTTATAACTAATTTTCCATTCGGATTTAAAACCCTTTCGCATTCTTTCCATACTTTCAACATTTCTTCAATATATTTTTTATAATTTGGAATATCGCCAATTTGCCCCACCATTTTTTCTGATTTTTTATTTTGTTGATAGCCATCAAGAGAATAATCTTTGA
Proteins encoded:
- a CDS encoding site-specific DNA-methyltransferase, producing MLKINKIYHSDCFEFLKKIDNKSIDLAVVDPPYFLNKDVWDTFNSHKEFLDFTFSWINALIPKIKNNGSLYIFNTPFNCTFILSHVLKNGLKFRNWITWDKRDGLSNGTKKYANGQETILFFTKSNDYIFNYNDIRVPYESTERIFYAKDKGILKNGKRWFPNPKGRLCGEVWHITSERHKNKINGKTPKLPHFTPKPLEMIERIIKASSNRGDLVLDCFMGTGTTALAAKKLGRNFIGCDSNKKYVLLANKRLKTGKF
- a CDS encoding site-specific DNA-methyltransferase, producing MDFLNKVYFKDSRKMAELPNNSVHLIVTSPPYFNIKDYSLDGYQQNKKSEKMVGQIGDIPNYKKYIEEMLKVWKECERVLNPNGKLVINTPLMPMLKKSLNTHYNRHIFDINSDIESSILNNTDLFLLDVFIWNRTNSSKKLMFGSYPYPRNFYAQNTIEFITVYVKDGLSENNLPKEIKEKSKLTEKEWVEFTKQIWNIPIPNKNDLAFGEHSAIMPEEIVRRCIKLYTYIGDVVLDPFAGSGTTLKVAKELKRNYVGYEISRNYERVINLKLGSLF